The following nucleotide sequence is from Nitrospinota bacterium.
GGACGATCTGAGGAAGAAGGCTCATGGTCATTTGAAATCGCTACAGCGCAACCAGAAAAAGGTACGCTCGTTCTTTGACGAGCCGAATGTACGTTATGCCGCATAATCATGTCGCCTTACTAACGACTTCCTTAGTAACCATGCTGACAATAGGTCTTGATTGCAGAATGCTGAATGCCTGATTTTCGCAAGCCCACTCTATGTCTTGCGGTGTCCCGAAAACATCTTCAATTTTTAAACAAAGTTTTAAAAGGCCGGCTATTTGATGGTCTGTCAGTTTTTGTTTGTCCCGCCGGCTTTTTGGAACTTGTTTTTCCCTGGTTCCGCCCTTCGCGCCGTTTATCAACATCGAAGCCTGATGGCTTATTTGTTTATCCACTATTCTCCATTCTTTTTTGTCGGCCGTATATGAATCCGGGGTTATCAATCCTTCGACAACCGCTTTCCCCAAGCCATACCCGGCGTCAATCAACATCTGTCCGCGGTTTTTGGTGATGGGATTGGCCGTAAAGCAGACCCCGGCAATGTCAGGTTGGATCATCTTTTGAACGACCACGGCTATCGATGGGCCGCACAAAGGAAATCCGTTATGGAGGGAATAGTGGATGGCGCGCGGATTAAACAACGAAGCCCAGCACTTTTTTATGTTTTTCAGCAGCATTCTCTCCGGGGTATTTATGTAGCTTTCAAATTCTCCGGCCCAGGAAGCCCGCGATGAATCTTCGGCGATTGCCGAACTTCTGACGGCCACCAGTGCGGTTTCCAATCGGGTGAGGGCCATAAGGATGTCCGTTGACAAATCGGCGGGCAGTTCGGCGTTGATAATAAGGCCCGATACCTCGCCCGAAACCGCTTCCACCCGTTGCGGGTTCTTAATGTCAATGCCCGCCAGCAATTTCAGCAGCTTTTCCTTGATCCCGGTTGATTCCAAAAAGCGGTTATATGCCGTCGATAGAATTACAAAACCATCAGGCACCGGAATATTTTCATGCGTCAATATTCCCAAAGACGCCCCCTTGCCGCCCGCAGTGGCTATGCTTGGATTAAGCATATTAAGGGGAATTACATCGTTGCTCATTTTGATCTCAGGCTTTCGGCGGAAATATGTTTGTTCGGGAACGTTGTTTCAAGCTCATGTCATATAGAGACACGGTATGCTTTGGCGGTGCGCTTGGCCGCCCACAAAAAATACCGCCCGTAAAAAACAATTGACGCTATTCAGGATACCATATACTATATAAATAGTAAAAAAAAGCAAACCTAAAGGTTTGATCTGCGGGGGTGTGAAGGATGCGGGTGATGCGGTTTCCTCAATTGGCGGGGCGTACACCGCCAAGTACGGGTATCTGATGGCACAAGGCGAAGTCATGACGGCCAAAAGTGATTTTTATGAATTCCGCGAAAACGGCTCCAGGGGGTTCGCGGTTTTGTCCGGCCGCGATTCAATAAGCTTTGAAGAAATCGAGAAAAGAACCTTTAAACTCGCGCATATTCTCAGAACCCTGGGAATTGACGAAGGGGTACGGGCTGGCATGTTCTTGGGCAACGGGCCGGAGTTTGTAACCTCTCTTCTGGCGCTGTCGAAAAACAAATCAAGCGCTGTTCTTTTCAGCACATATTTCAAGCCCCGCGAGTTGCAAGATTACTTTGAAAGGACGCATGTGCGATTTCTGATATCGGACGAAAAACACGCAAATGCCGTCCAATCATTGCCGCTTGAAAAAGTGCTTGTACACGCGGAAGACGGTTTTTCCTGGGGCGGCCTGCAAATATGGCGGATGAACAACCCCGGGGAAGATGGCGCCAGCGCCGCCGGTGACAACTGGCTCGACAAGGAATTTGTTTTGAAATTTACTTCCGGGGTAAACGGAAAATCCAAGATTGTGCCGAAGACCTATGGGAATGTGGCCGATGAAGTTATGAACTTTTCAAGGACGATATCCCTGGGCGGGAACGATGTGGTCATTTGTCCGGCCCCGCTTTTCCATTCGTATGGCTTGATCGACGGTTTTTTATCCAGTTTCCACTCAGGCGCCAAGCTTGTGTTGATGGATAAGTTCATCCCCAATGACTTTATAACCCTTGTCGAGAAAACCAAGGCCACTATTTTTATAGGGGTGCCGTTCATGTACCAGCTTCTATGCCTAACCTATTTGAACCGGGCGCCTGATTTTTCTTCACTAAGATACTGCTTCTCCGCGGGGGCCAAAATATCCGAAGAGACCGCCAATAACTATGAGGCAAGATTTGGCCGCAGGATAAACCAGCTTTACGGCTCGACTGAAACCGGGGTCATATCCGTCAATCTATACAAAGACGGTTTTAGCGACGTCAACTCCGCCGGCCAACCAGTTGAGGGGAGGGTCATTGAGGTCGTGGATGAAGAAGGAAACGAAGTTAAGCGCGGCACGGCGGGCGAAATCAAGGTGAAAAGCGAAGGGGCGGCAAAAGGCTACCTTGACCACGATGAGCCGGGCCATAAGGCGTTTAGCAACGGGTGGTATCACACGAATGACATCGGCTATTTAAGCGATGACGGGAACTTGTATGTCACGGGAAGAAAAAGCGCGTTTATAAACGTGGCTGGTTTGAAAGTGGATCCCTTCGAAGTGGAAAAGGTATTGATGCTGCACGATGCCGTAAGTGAATGTGCGGTTGT
It contains:
- a CDS encoding acyl--CoA ligase; translation: MKDAGDAVSSIGGAYTAKYGYLMAQGEVMTAKSDFYEFRENGSRGFAVLSGRDSISFEEIEKRTFKLAHILRTLGIDEGVRAGMFLGNGPEFVTSLLALSKNKSSAVLFSTYFKPRELQDYFERTHVRFLISDEKHANAVQSLPLEKVLVHAEDGFSWGGLQIWRMNNPGEDGASAAGDNWLDKEFVLKFTSGVNGKSKIVPKTYGNVADEVMNFSRTISLGGNDVVICPAPLFHSYGLIDGFLSSFHSGAKLVLMDKFIPNDFITLVEKTKATIFIGVPFMYQLLCLTYLNRAPDFSSLRYCFSAGAKISEETANNYEARFGRRINQLYGSTETGVISVNLYKDGFSDVNSAGQPVEGRVIEVVDEEGNEVKRGTAGEIKVKSEGAAKGYLDHDEPGHKAFSNGWYHTNDIGYLSDDGNLYVTGRKSAFINVAGLKVDPFEVEKVLMLHDAVSECAVVGVAEPHCGEAVQAYVVAIGKPAPMEIILFCKERLADYKVPQNIRFVDELPKSPTGKILRKYLAG
- a CDS encoding PEP/pyruvate-binding domain-containing protein, with protein sequence MSNDVIPLNMLNPSIATAGGKGASLGILTHENIPVPDGFVILSTAYNRFLESTGIKEKLLKLLAGIDIKNPQRVEAVSGEVSGLIINAELPADLSTDILMALTRLETALVAVRSSAIAEDSSRASWAGEFESYINTPERMLLKNIKKCWASLFNPRAIHYSLHNGFPLCGPSIAVVVQKMIQPDIAGVCFTANPITKNRGQMLIDAGYGLGKAVVEGLITPDSYTADKKEWRIVDKQISHQASMLINGAKGGTREKQVPKSRRDKQKLTDHQIAGLLKLCLKIEDVFGTPQDIEWACENQAFSILQSRPIVSMVTKEVVSKAT